GTATTCTGTTTCATTTTTCATTCCGCAGCAAATCCATTTCATATCAACCTAAAAAATATGTGTAAGGCAGATAAAACGATTCTTGTTTCAAAAAAACTTCTATTAGTACTATGGCTGACTATTTGTTTAACAGCATCTGCACAGCAGGAAAAAGACACAACCAAGCTGATGACTGTTCGTTACGGAAACAAGGGAATCGAGCTTCGTACAAAAGACAATAAATTTCTTTTTCAGCTACAAAGCCGTTTACAATTTCGTTTTTCAACTCCTTACGATGCAGATCCTCTTACTTACGACGATTATAGTCAAGATGCACAAACCACTTTTAAAATTAACCGCGCCAGGCTCAAAATTGGCGGTCACGCTTTTGAACCTTGGCTGAACTATTATTGGGAATATGAACTAAGCCAATCCAACTTGCTGGATTTTAGAATCATGATTGAGAAATGGGAGTGGCTGAGTTTTAAAGCTGGACAATGGAAAACGGAATTTACCAGAGAACGCTACATTAGCAGCGGCGAACAGCAAATGGTTGAACGATCTTTGATCAATCGTCCTTTTACAGTTGACAGACAGCTTGGAGTTGAAGTTTACGGCCATTTAAAAGGAAATGGTATTGCTGATTTTAATTATTGGTTTGCCGCTTTAACTGGAACTGGGCGTGGCAGTACTGAAAACGATGATGGTAATTTAATGTACTTTGGAAGAACACAATGGAATTTTTTAGGAAGATTTCTCGATTTTGAAGGCAGTGATTTAGAATTCCATGAAAAACTGACTCCCATTATTGCTTTTTCTGCCATAACTAACCGAAGTCCTTACACGAGATTTTCGCAAGCTGGAGGTGGTTCTTTAGATGGTTTCGAAAATGGCGCTCCCGGTCAATACCGTGTAAATCAATGGAATTTTGAAAGCGCTTTTATGTATCGTGGCTTTTCATGGCAGAGCGAGTGGCATACCAAAGAAATTATCGACAAACTAGACAATGACCAGACCACTGTACTAAAAGGATATTATGTACAGGCAGGCTATTTTTTTCACAATATTTTTGATTGGTGGCCTAAACATTTGGAAATGGCAGGCCGACACGCCGCATACCGACCGGATAATTCTATAAGACAAAATAGGCAGGAAGAATCTACGCTGGCTTTTAACTGGTTTTTCAAAGGACACAAAAACAAACTCACTACAGAAGTCAGTTATTTTAGTTTTCAAGATAAAACACTTCCCTTAGAGCAAGGCTGGCGTTTTAGAATTCAATGGGATATTTCCTTATAATATTTACAAAGCTTTTTAAACTTTTTATCATATTAACAGTCATATCTTTTTTTTTGTCATAACTTTATTACACTTAAATCACTGAATATGAAAAACATATCCAACACAGTAAAAAAATCAGCACTATTATTATGCCTGATTGGAACATTTTTCCTTATTTCAATTGATAGTTTTGCGCAGCGCCGCGGTAATGCCGGATCGAGAGGCGGAGCCACGCATACGAGACCAGCAGCAACAAGACCTGCAACCACGAGACCAGGAGCTGGAGGCTCAGGTGTTCAAAGACCTAATAATACTGCAAACAGAGCGACAAGACCAGCCAATTCAAATAATAAGGCAACACGCCCTGCTACTCAAAACACTAGAGAACAAAATATTGCAAATCGAAACAACGGAAATAACATTAACAGAAACAATAACAACAGAACTGGAAATAGAAACACTAATATCAGTGGCAATACCGTAAACGTTAATGTAGACCGCAGTAGAGATATCAATGTCTACAATCGTAATACAGTTGTACGTCGTAATACAGTCGTTTATGCACGTCCTCCGTACAGATATGGCGGATATCGCTATTACGGCTACCATCCTTATTATTATCATCCATACCGACCTTATTATTGGGGACCTGTTTGGCATCCTTGGGGATTTTTTGTTACAACTTTGGCTGTTACAGCGATTGTTGTTAGTGTAGAAAGCACGCAATATCATTATGATCAAGGAAATTGGTATGCTCCAAGTAATGGCGGTTATCAGGTAGTTCCTGCTCCAGTGGGCGGAACCGTCAATAATATTCCAAGCGGTGCGCAGACAGTTAATACAGGAACTGTAAATAATTATTATTACGGAGGAACATTTTATGAAAAAGACGGAAGTAATTATAAAGTAGTACCGCCAACAGCAGGAACTTTAGTTGACAACCTACCGGAAGGCGGAACCGAAGTTACTATTGGAGATGTAAAATATATTAAGTTCGGCGAAACATACTATCAGCCTGTTCATGTTGACGGAAAAGACAAATACGAAGTCGTATTGGTTGAAGAAGATAAATAACAAAATATTTAAATTTTATTAATCCTATAAAATTACTATATTATAAAAGTTATTTTTTATAATTTTACTTCCATCTATTTGACATCCATACCAAATCAAAATAAAACCATGAAAAATAAAACCTTTTGGATTTTCGGTTTACTGACTTTATCGATTATTTCGATAGCGTACAGTTATACTAAATTTGCAGCACCAAAAACAGAAACAAAAGTTGCAGAATGTCATGACGTTCCCAATACCGGCGAAGCATCGGCGTTTCAGCCTACTATCGAAAACAAGAATAAACCAACTGGAAAAGCTCCAAAAGGAATGGTGTGGATTCCCGGCGGTGAATTTTCGATGGGATCAAATGTTGAAGACGAAAGTTTATGCAGCATAAAAGGCGTTACCAAAGATGCTGCTCCAATACATAGAGTATATGTTGACGGCTATTATATGGATGAGACCGAAGTAACAAACGAGGAATTCGAAAAATTTGTAAAAGCGACGGGTTATGTAACTGTTGCCGAACAAAAACCAACTAAAGAGGAATTCCCAACGGCAAATGAAGAAGATTTAATAACAGGTTCTGTAGTATTTACTCCTACACCATCTGCGGTAAATCTAAACAATTTTCTGCAATGGTGGCGTTACGAACCGGGTGCTGACTGGAGACATCCAGAAGGCCCTCAAAGCTCTATAAAAGGAAAAGAAAAATATCCTGTTGTGCATGTGGTTTATGAAGATGCTGAAGCGTATGCGAAATGGGCAGGAAAACGACTTCCAACGGAAGCCGAATGGGAGTTTGCGGCACGAGGCGGTAAAACAGGAAATCTATATGCTTGGGGAAACGATTTAAAACCTAAAGGAAAATTTCAAGCCAACATTTATCAAGGCCACTTCCCTATTCAAGATGGCGATACTGGCGAAGATGGATTTAAAGGAATTGCACCAACAAAACAATTCGCTCCAAATGCGTACGGTTTATATGATATTGCTGGAAATGTTTGGGAATGGGTGCATGATTGGTACAGCGTAGATTACTACAAATCATTAGCGGAAAGCGGAAAAGTTACCAAAAATCCGCAAGGGCCAAATGCGTATAACGATCCAAATGATCCAACACAAATAAAACGTGTACATCGCGGCGGTTCTTTTTTATGCACCGATCAATATTGCACTCGATATATGGTGGGAACAAGAGGGAAAGGCGAAATCAGATCGGCTGCCAATCATCTTGGTTTTAGATGTGTAAAAAGTATTTAAAATATATTTTGCCAAAGGATTCTTCAAAACAGAATCCTTTTTTTATTGCTTTTGTTTGAAAACTGCAAAATATATAGGCTCAAAAAATTGTCTATATTTGCTAAAAATAAAAAAGAAATGCAGCACATTATTGATCGTTTTATCAGTTATATAACAATTGATACTGAATCAGATCCGAATTCAACAACAACTCCGAGTACAGAAAAACAATGGAATCTTGCCCATAAATTAGTCGAAGAATTAAAAACTATTGGTTTAGAAGATGTTACTATAGACGACAAAGCGTATATCATGGCAACGCTTCCAAGCAATGTTGACCACGAAGTTCCTGTAATTGGATTTATTTCTCACTTTGATACTTCTCCAGATTTTAGCGGAGCCAATGTAAAACCTCAAATTGTAGAGAATTACGACGGAAAAGATATTGTTTTAAACGCAGAGAAAAACATCATTTTATCTCCTGATTATTTTAAAGATCTATTATTATATAAAGGACAGACCATTATTACCACTGATGGAACCACTCTATTAGGTGCCGATGATAAAGCTGGAATCACTGAAATCGTTTCTGCAATGGAATACCTAATTCAGCATCCGGAAATTAAACACGGAAAAATCAGGATTGGTTTTACACCAGATGAAGAAATCGGACGCGGTGCGCATCATTTTGATGTAGAGAAATTTGGTGCCCAATGGGCTTACACCATGGACGGAAGCCAGATTGGCGAATTAGAATATGAAAACTTTAATGCTGCTGGAGCCAAAATTACTTTTAAAGGAAAAAGCGTTCATCCTGGTTATGCCAAAGGAAAAATGATTAATTCGATGCTTTTAGCAAATGAATTTATCAATGAACTTCCAAAAGGTGAAACTCCGCAGGAAACTAGAGGTTATGAAGGCTTCTTCCACGTTCATCATATTAAAGGAAATATCGAAGAAACTGTTTTAGAACTGATTATCCGCGATCATAACAAAAAGAAATTCGAAAAGAGAAAAGAACTAATCACCAAAATTGCGAAGAAATTCAATAGAAAATTTGCAAAGAAATTTGGTGAAGATATTGTCATTACTGAAATAAGAGACCAGTATTACAATATGAAAGAAAAAGTACTTCCTGTAAAACACATCGTAGATATTGCCGAAAAAGCAATGCGTGACTTAAACATCAAGCCAATCATAAAACCTATTCGAGGCGGTACAGACGGTTCTCAATTATCATTCATGGGATTACCTTGTCCGAATATATTTGCGGGCGGCCACAACTTCCATGGAAAATACGAATATGTTCCAGCAGAAAGCATTCAGAAAGCAACTGATGTAATTGTAAAAATTGCTGAATTAACTGCTGTTCCAGGAATCTTTGATGCTTCAGAAAAACCTAAACGAAAAAGATAAAATTGGAATCAAAATCCGAAAATACAGGCATTTGGAAATATGGTGAAAAATGGACCGAAGAATTACTCCTGCTCAAAACCATAGTTGACAAAACAGAGCTGACAGAAACCACAAAATGGGGCGGTCCAGTATATGTTTACAACAAAAAGAATGTTGTAGGTCTCGGTGGATTCAAAGATTATTTTGCCATTTGGTTTTTCAATGGTGTATTTCTGAAAGATGACAAAAAGAAACTCATAAATGCTCAGGAAGAAGTAACAAAATCGTTGAGACAATGGCGTTTTACTTCTAAAGAAGAAGTAAACGAAAAAGAAATTCTGGAATACATTGCCGAAGCCATAGAAAACGAAAAACAAGGCAAAATCATTAAACCTTCTAAAAAAGAAACTATCGTTTCTGAACTTTTAGAAAAAGAAATGAATCAGAATCCGGCTTTGAAAGAGGCTTTTCAAAAATTCTCACCTTATAAACAATATGAGTTTTTAGAATACATCGAAAGTGCCAAACAAGAAAAAACAAAAATCTCAAGAATTGAAAAAGTAGTTCCGATGATTTTAGCAAGTGTTGGACTGAATGATAAATACAGATAATTTTTCTGAAATTCCAAGTTCTAAATTCTAAATTCCAAATTCCAAATTCTAAATTCCAAATTCTAAATTCCAAATTCTAAATTCCAAATTCTAAATTCCAAACTATACGAGACCTTTGTCAAAGTTTTAAACTTTGACAAAGGTTTTTCTTTGCAGATTTTCTTTTGCGATTTATCCTTATGCCGAAATGAGAAAATGTTGTGTATAAAATCACCCATAAAAAAATCCCAAACTCCTTTTTGGAATTTGGGATTTTATATTTTTGAAATTTTAAAAAACTTATGCTTTTTTATTCAAAGCGGCACTCAATTCTAAAGAGATAGCTGAACGCTCTAATTTTAATTTTCCTGACATTGTTTCGATTACAACAGTTGTTTCTGCTAATTCAGCAATTTTACCGTGAAATCCACTTTTTGTAACTATTTTGTCACCTACTTTTAGGCTGTTTTCAAATTCTTTTTCGTTTTTTGCTCTTTTTTGCTGTGGTCTAATCATGAAAAAGTAGATTACCACGAACATTAAAAGAAAAGGT
This is a stretch of genomic DNA from Flavobacterium endoglycinae. It encodes these proteins:
- a CDS encoding OprO/OprP family phosphate-selective porin, which encodes MCKADKTILVSKKLLLVLWLTICLTASAQQEKDTTKLMTVRYGNKGIELRTKDNKFLFQLQSRLQFRFSTPYDADPLTYDDYSQDAQTTFKINRARLKIGGHAFEPWLNYYWEYELSQSNLLDFRIMIEKWEWLSFKAGQWKTEFTRERYISSGEQQMVERSLINRPFTVDRQLGVEVYGHLKGNGIADFNYWFAALTGTGRGSTENDDGNLMYFGRTQWNFLGRFLDFEGSDLEFHEKLTPIIAFSAITNRSPYTRFSQAGGGSLDGFENGAPGQYRVNQWNFESAFMYRGFSWQSEWHTKEIIDKLDNDQTTVLKGYYVQAGYFFHNIFDWWPKHLEMAGRHAAYRPDNSIRQNRQEESTLAFNWFFKGHKNKLTTEVSYFSFQDKTLPLEQGWRFRIQWDISL
- a CDS encoding DUF6515 family protein, translated to MKNISNTVKKSALLLCLIGTFFLISIDSFAQRRGNAGSRGGATHTRPAATRPATTRPGAGGSGVQRPNNTANRATRPANSNNKATRPATQNTREQNIANRNNGNNINRNNNNRTGNRNTNISGNTVNVNVDRSRDINVYNRNTVVRRNTVVYARPPYRYGGYRYYGYHPYYYHPYRPYYWGPVWHPWGFFVTTLAVTAIVVSVESTQYHYDQGNWYAPSNGGYQVVPAPVGGTVNNIPSGAQTVNTGTVNNYYYGGTFYEKDGSNYKVVPPTAGTLVDNLPEGGTEVTIGDVKYIKFGETYYQPVHVDGKDKYEVVLVEEDK
- a CDS encoding formylglycine-generating enzyme family protein, whose product is MKNKTFWIFGLLTLSIISIAYSYTKFAAPKTETKVAECHDVPNTGEASAFQPTIENKNKPTGKAPKGMVWIPGGEFSMGSNVEDESLCSIKGVTKDAAPIHRVYVDGYYMDETEVTNEEFEKFVKATGYVTVAEQKPTKEEFPTANEEDLITGSVVFTPTPSAVNLNNFLQWWRYEPGADWRHPEGPQSSIKGKEKYPVVHVVYEDAEAYAKWAGKRLPTEAEWEFAARGGKTGNLYAWGNDLKPKGKFQANIYQGHFPIQDGDTGEDGFKGIAPTKQFAPNAYGLYDIAGNVWEWVHDWYSVDYYKSLAESGKVTKNPQGPNAYNDPNDPTQIKRVHRGGSFLCTDQYCTRYMVGTRGKGEIRSAANHLGFRCVKSI
- the pepT gene encoding peptidase T is translated as MQHIIDRFISYITIDTESDPNSTTTPSTEKQWNLAHKLVEELKTIGLEDVTIDDKAYIMATLPSNVDHEVPVIGFISHFDTSPDFSGANVKPQIVENYDGKDIVLNAEKNIILSPDYFKDLLLYKGQTIITTDGTTLLGADDKAGITEIVSAMEYLIQHPEIKHGKIRIGFTPDEEIGRGAHHFDVEKFGAQWAYTMDGSQIGELEYENFNAAGAKITFKGKSVHPGYAKGKMINSMLLANEFINELPKGETPQETRGYEGFFHVHHIKGNIEETVLELIIRDHNKKKFEKRKELITKIAKKFNRKFAKKFGEDIVITEIRDQYYNMKEKVLPVKHIVDIAEKAMRDLNIKPIIKPIRGGTDGSQLSFMGLPCPNIFAGGHNFHGKYEYVPAESIQKATDVIVKIAELTAVPGIFDASEKPKRKR
- a CDS encoding YdeI/OmpD-associated family protein; the protein is MESKSENTGIWKYGEKWTEELLLLKTIVDKTELTETTKWGGPVYVYNKKNVVGLGGFKDYFAIWFFNGVFLKDDKKKLINAQEEVTKSLRQWRFTSKEEVNEKEILEYIAEAIENEKQGKIIKPSKKETIVSELLEKEMNQNPALKEAFQKFSPYKQYEFLEYIESAKQEKTKISRIEKVVPMILASVGLNDKYR
- the yajC gene encoding preprotein translocase subunit YajC, whose product is MGQLSQFAPFLLMFVVIYFFMIRPQQKRAKNEKEFENSLKVGDKIVTKSGFHGKIAELAETTVVIETMSGKLKLERSAISLELSAALNKKA